One Acidobacteriota bacterium genomic window carries:
- a CDS encoding ATP-binding protein: MTLERVSYTLDSTLDSVNKAEQTAEALAAKMPFEEEDCHRIAMAVREAAVNAVLHGNAYDPKKKMTVSFENTGDSLVIKIADQGRGLRDEDIPDPLAEENLLKQSGRGIFLIRSFMDEVKIRHLEPGTEITLVKHIGHSEAATEERQ, from the coding sequence ATGACCTTAGAACGGGTCTCATACACGCTGGATTCCACGCTCGACAGCGTAAACAAAGCAGAACAGACGGCTGAGGCATTAGCGGCCAAAATGCCTTTTGAAGAGGAAGACTGTCATCGGATCGCAATGGCCGTTCGCGAAGCGGCGGTAAATGCCGTGCTACACGGCAACGCTTACGATCCGAAAAAGAAGATGACGGTGTCTTTTGAGAATACCGGCGATTCGCTTGTAATTAAGATCGCCGATCAGGGGCGCGGGCTCAGAGACGAAGACATTCCCGATCCGTTGGCGGAAGAGAACCTGCTCAAGCAGTCCGGGCGAGGCATTTTTCTCATTCGATCGTTTATGGACGAGGTCAAGATCCGTCATCTGGAGCCTGGAACGGAAATTACGCTAGTCAAACACATCGGCCATTCAGAAGCGGCCACGGAGGAAAGACAGTGA
- a CDS encoding Mn transporter, translated as MLSRWWIKLLLFFSVVGPGFITANVDNDAGGIFTYSQAGAQFGYSLLWTMVPITISLIVIQEMCARMGAVTGKGLSDLIREEFGIRATFLMMFALVIVNFGNVITEFLGIAGSLELFGISRYISVPVCAVIVWFIVVKGTYTSVEKVFLGASFFYVAYIIAGVLAHPDWSAAMVNTVRPPSFHDFHNSAYLYMIIGLVGTTIAPWMQFYLQASVAEKRVSIKQYAASRLDVIVGCLFTDIVAWFIIVACAATLFAAGHTEIHDPADAVVALEPLASKYASILFGAGLLNASLFAASILPISTAYTVCEGLGFESGVDRSFKEARVFYWLYTILLAAGAGFVLIPGVPLVKVSILSQVINGIALPAVLIFMLLLINKKELMGSHTNSRLFNMIAWSTTVVLILLSLAYPFTQK; from the coding sequence ATACTGTCTCGATGGTGGATAAAACTGCTTCTGTTTTTTTCCGTCGTCGGTCCGGGATTTATCACCGCCAACGTCGACAACGACGCCGGCGGCATATTCACCTACTCTCAGGCCGGAGCACAGTTTGGATACTCGCTGCTCTGGACCATGGTCCCAATCACGATCTCGTTGATCGTGATTCAGGAGATGTGCGCCCGCATGGGTGCTGTCACGGGCAAAGGTCTGAGCGACCTGATCCGCGAAGAGTTCGGCATCCGCGCGACGTTCCTCATGATGTTCGCACTGGTGATTGTCAACTTCGGCAACGTCATCACTGAATTCTTAGGAATCGCGGGAAGCTTGGAGCTGTTCGGCATTAGCCGCTACATCAGCGTTCCCGTGTGTGCCGTGATTGTGTGGTTCATCGTGGTGAAAGGCACGTACACAAGCGTTGAGAAAGTCTTCCTGGGCGCCTCGTTCTTTTATGTCGCTTACATCATCGCTGGCGTTCTCGCTCATCCGGACTGGAGTGCGGCGATGGTCAATACTGTGCGTCCGCCATCTTTTCATGACTTTCACAATTCTGCATACCTGTACATGATTATTGGCCTTGTGGGCACGACGATCGCTCCATGGATGCAGTTTTACCTGCAGGCCTCTGTGGCGGAGAAGCGCGTGAGCATTAAGCAATACGCTGCCTCACGGCTCGATGTGATTGTCGGATGTTTATTTACCGACATTGTCGCTTGGTTCATCATCGTGGCGTGCGCCGCAACCCTCTTTGCCGCTGGACACACCGAAATTCACGATCCAGCAGATGCCGTTGTCGCCCTTGAGCCGCTCGCGAGCAAGTATGCCTCAATCCTTTTTGGAGCCGGGCTGCTCAATGCATCGCTCTTTGCCGCGTCGATTTTGCCGATTTCTACCGCTTACACGGTGTGCGAGGGTTTGGGATTTGAGTCTGGAGTGGACCGCAGTTTCAAAGAAGCCCGAGTGTTCTACTGGCTCTACACGATTCTCTTGGCTGCAGGCGCGGGATTTGTTCTGATTCCAGGCGTTCCGCTCGTAAAAGTCTCGATTCTTTCACAGGTGATCAACGGGATTGCGCTACCTGCGGTGCTCATTTTCATGCTGCTCCTAATCAACAAAAAGGAACTAATGGGCAGCCACACCAATTCGAGGCTCTTCAACATGATCGCCTGGAGCACGACTGTTGTTCTTATCCTGTTGTCGCTGGCATATCCGTTCACACAGAAGTAA
- a CDS encoding magnesium transporter, with the protein MPIVNHGLALSRLLGTRVTDSSGAVAGKVREVALRPQEDPNRVSGLVIKTAHGDRFLVPSMIQIGADAQVRASSPASEWPHAATLDDFFLLERDLLDQQIIDVHGRKVVRVNDVDLHPEPANGGVNLKISEVDVGLRGAVRRLLKGVAPAGAIEAVVRKLKPRVIPWEFVDLIETDPARRVKLRIDHERLSQLHPADIADIVEELAPAEREAVFETLDEEVAAEALEEVDPDIQASIVESLDPERAADIVEEMDPDAAADLLDQLPEERSEEILEEMEPEEREEVVELLEHGENTAAGRMTTEFLAAPEDATAGQAIELLRAFEGGVESVATIYLVDADGKLTGSVPLQRIVLNSPMKPLKELTAHPLVFVHESDKQNKVAELMDKYNLYTLPVINREQRLRGIITADDVITLLREQR; encoded by the coding sequence CTGCCCATTGTGAATCATGGTTTGGCACTTTCGCGTCTCCTCGGTACTCGCGTTACCGACTCCAGCGGAGCCGTCGCGGGCAAGGTGAGGGAGGTCGCGCTGCGTCCGCAGGAGGATCCGAACCGAGTTTCGGGGCTGGTGATAAAGACTGCGCACGGAGACCGTTTTCTCGTGCCCAGCATGATTCAGATTGGAGCGGACGCGCAGGTTCGTGCCTCTTCTCCTGCATCAGAGTGGCCCCATGCAGCGACTCTCGATGACTTTTTCCTTCTAGAACGAGACCTCCTCGACCAGCAGATCATCGACGTTCATGGACGCAAGGTCGTCCGCGTCAATGATGTTGATCTGCATCCCGAACCGGCGAATGGCGGTGTGAATCTCAAAATTTCCGAGGTCGACGTTGGTCTGCGTGGGGCGGTGCGGCGCCTGCTGAAGGGCGTGGCTCCTGCCGGAGCGATTGAAGCCGTAGTGAGAAAGTTGAAACCGCGAGTCATTCCCTGGGAATTCGTCGATTTGATTGAGACCGATCCGGCGCGGCGCGTGAAGCTGCGAATCGACCATGAACGCTTGTCGCAGCTGCATCCGGCCGATATTGCCGACATCGTGGAAGAACTGGCTCCGGCTGAGCGTGAGGCAGTATTCGAGACTCTGGACGAGGAAGTCGCTGCCGAAGCTTTAGAAGAAGTCGATCCAGACATTCAGGCATCGATTGTCGAATCGCTCGATCCGGAGCGGGCTGCCGACATCGTGGAGGAAATGGATCCTGATGCCGCCGCTGATTTGTTAGATCAACTTCCCGAGGAGCGCTCCGAAGAGATCCTGGAAGAGATGGAGCCCGAGGAGCGCGAAGAAGTAGTAGAACTCCTCGAACATGGCGAGAATACTGCCGCTGGTCGTATGACAACAGAGTTCCTCGCCGCTCCCGAGGATGCGACTGCTGGTCAAGCGATCGAGCTCTTACGCGCCTTCGAAGGCGGCGTCGAGAGCGTCGCGACAATCTATCTCGTCGACGCTGACGGCAAACTCACCGGCTCCGTGCCGCTGCAACGAATCGTTCTGAACTCACCCATGAAACCGCTCAAGGAACTTACCGCCCATCCGCTGGTCTTTGTTCATGAAAGCGACAAACAGAACAAAGTCGCCGAGCTGATGGACAAGTACAACCTGTACACGTTACCGGTCATCAACCGAGAACAACGGCTGCGCGGGATTATTACCGCGGACGATGTAATTACTCTTCTTCGGGAGCAGCGTTGA
- a CDS encoding Fe3+-hydroxamate ABC transporter substrate-binding protein: MPFLSHPADFTPQRVVSLQPSVTSTMERLGLLDRLIACTKYCADICPAVKQRAIAIIEDSWTADSEQIRAVNPDLVIASVPYQVEALAEILKSGAQFLGLAPHTLRDVYADIAAIAGIMNEANRGHYLIREMQMEIERVRSRNATREPRPTIYCEEWGKPLIYSQAWVAELVEVAGGRFLGDAGKQTTPEMIQQLDPDVMIAAWCGAGDRVPLEKIISWRGWESLRAVRSGHVYCINDEYLNTPGPTLLAGLRALEAAINGREANGLRRMASMVPSK, translated from the coding sequence ATGCCCTTTCTCTCCCATCCCGCTGACTTCACTCCGCAGCGTGTTGTCTCATTGCAGCCATCCGTTACCTCCACAATGGAGCGTCTGGGGCTGCTTGATCGTCTCATCGCTTGCACGAAGTACTGCGCCGACATCTGTCCCGCAGTGAAACAACGCGCAATCGCGATCATCGAGGATTCATGGACCGCCGATTCCGAACAGATTCGCGCTGTAAATCCAGACTTGGTGATCGCCTCCGTTCCCTATCAAGTCGAAGCCCTTGCTGAGATTCTGAAATCCGGCGCTCAGTTTCTCGGACTGGCGCCCCATACCCTGCGCGATGTTTATGCCGATATCGCCGCAATCGCCGGCATTATGAACGAAGCTAATCGCGGGCATTATCTGATCCGCGAAATGCAAATGGAGATCGAACGGGTTCGCTCCCGAAACGCAACGCGAGAACCTCGTCCGACGATTTATTGCGAGGAGTGGGGGAAGCCGCTCATTTACTCACAAGCCTGGGTTGCGGAACTTGTAGAGGTAGCAGGCGGCAGATTTCTTGGCGACGCCGGAAAGCAAACTACTCCCGAAATGATTCAGCAACTCGATCCCGACGTAATGATTGCAGCCTGGTGCGGGGCGGGAGATCGCGTGCCACTGGAAAAAATTATCTCCTGGCGCGGATGGGAGTCGCTCCGAGCTGTTCGCAGCGGACACGTGTATTGCATTAATGACGAGTATCTGAACACACCCGGACCCACTCTCCTGGCCGGCTTGCGCGCGCTGGAAGCAGCCATTAACGGGCGCGAAGCTAATGGATTACGTCGCATGGCATCCATGGTCCCGTCGAAATGA
- a CDS encoding NUDIX hydrolase translates to MSWWAASKDSFSYLVFRGQCVPGVRACEGHDYIHLAATSLCHNSNSADACVSSVKQVVAALIVRDGKLLICQRTKDQPMALKWEFPGGKIEPGEEQVAALRRELDEELGISATIGEKVTSIQHHYKRGGAVELHFYRVREYKGEMENRIFEQIRWVDRRDLPRFDFLDADRDIIQQLANGKLLPN, encoded by the coding sequence ATGTCTTGGTGGGCGGCATCCAAGGACAGTTTCTCCTACTTAGTCTTTCGTGGGCAGTGTGTGCCCGGTGTTCGTGCCTGTGAAGGACATGACTACATTCATCTCGCTGCAACATCGCTCTGTCACAATTCCAATTCGGCGGACGCTTGCGTGTCGAGCGTAAAGCAGGTGGTAGCGGCTCTCATCGTCCGCGATGGCAAGCTCCTGATCTGCCAGCGCACAAAAGATCAGCCTATGGCATTGAAGTGGGAATTCCCGGGTGGCAAGATCGAGCCCGGGGAGGAACAAGTCGCGGCACTACGCCGGGAGCTTGACGAAGAATTGGGAATTTCGGCGACCATCGGCGAAAAAGTGACCTCAATACAGCATCACTACAAGCGTGGGGGAGCCGTGGAGCTGCATTTTTATCGAGTACGAGAATATAAAGGCGAGATGGAGAATCGCATTTTCGAGCAGATTCGCTGGGTAGATCGCCGCGATCTCCCTCGTTTCGACTTCCTCGACGCAGACCGCGACATCATCCAGCAGCTTGCCAACGGAAAATTGCTGCCAAACTGA
- a CDS encoding anti-sigma factor antagonist, giving the protein MTMKASSRRVDGVTILDLSGRITLGEGSVVLRDHIRDLLGKSEKKILLNLGDVTYIDSSGIGELVSAFTTVRNQGGELKLLNLTKKVHDLLQITKLYTVFDVKDDEASAVKAFSR; this is encoded by the coding sequence GTGACGATGAAAGCAAGCAGCCGACGCGTTGATGGCGTCACCATTCTGGATTTAAGCGGACGCATCACCTTGGGTGAAGGCAGCGTCGTGCTCCGAGATCACATTCGCGATCTGCTCGGCAAGAGCGAAAAGAAGATACTGCTAAACCTTGGAGATGTGACCTATATCGACAGCTCAGGAATTGGCGAATTGGTCAGCGCGTTCACTACGGTGCGCAATCAAGGTGGTGAGCTGAAGCTTTTGAATCTTACAAAGAAGGTCCACGACTTGCTGCAAATCACGAAGCTCTATACGGTTTTCGATGTAAAAGACGACGAAGCTTCCGCGGTCAAAGCGTTTTCGAGATAG
- a CDS encoding haloacid dehalogenase, producing MTSPGYGSFNSPEDFVEAVANLRPQLSAFDCDGTLWFGDSGMKFMYWEIEEGLIASDVAAWMLRRYDEYLAGRVSEDEICGEMVQIHRGIPEQRIREFAAGFVKSNIMPHFFPEMITLVNRLRMQSCDIWAVSSTNNWVIEEAVSKIGIPAERVLAVRVEIDRGIATDHLGEMTSGPGKAHALQRVLKKPLDVSFGNSIFDLEMLELARNAFPVNPNDDLRKIAEQRAWRFYQPAVAKLTSTA from the coding sequence ATGACTTCTCCTGGATACGGTTCGTTCAACAGTCCTGAAGATTTCGTGGAGGCGGTCGCGAATCTGCGGCCGCAGCTTTCTGCTTTCGATTGCGACGGTACTCTGTGGTTCGGCGACTCCGGTATGAAATTCATGTACTGGGAGATTGAGGAAGGGTTGATCGCGTCCGATGTCGCAGCGTGGATGTTGCGCCGCTATGACGAATATCTCGCCGGACGAGTCAGCGAAGACGAAATCTGTGGTGAGATGGTCCAGATTCATCGCGGAATTCCTGAACAGAGGATTCGAGAGTTTGCGGCGGGCTTCGTCAAGTCCAATATAATGCCGCACTTCTTTCCCGAAATGATAACGTTGGTGAACAGACTTCGCATGCAAAGCTGTGATATTTGGGCGGTTTCTTCAACCAACAATTGGGTGATTGAAGAGGCGGTCAGCAAGATCGGAATCCCTGCTGAGCGCGTATTGGCGGTTCGCGTTGAGATCGACCGTGGTATCGCTACCGATCATCTCGGAGAGATGACATCTGGGCCAGGCAAAGCGCATGCGTTGCAGCGCGTGCTCAAGAAGCCCCTCGACGTGAGCTTCGGTAATTCGATCTTTGATCTGGAGATGCTGGAGCTGGCGCGGAATGCTTTCCCAGTGAACCCGAATGATGATCTTCGGAAGATTGCGGAACAGCGCGCCTGGCGATTTTACCAACCTGCCGTTGCGAAGCTCACTTCCACTGCTTGA